One genomic segment of Amycolatopsis sp. WQ 127309 includes these proteins:
- a CDS encoding ketopantoate reductase family protein, with the protein MSRHAVLGAGGVGLALAAALARGGEDVTLLLRPASLARYGGSVTVRQGLREGFTVAVPAAARLTGPADVLWVCVKHPDLPGALTAVAADVGVVVPLLNGTGHLPPLRERFGDRVVAGSIRIEATRTAVGEVRQESLFTEIELAGPPEVVVEALTAAGIGCTDGGSAADVLWRKLALLAPLALATTCAGGPLDAVREDEDLTRLMLACADEACATGRAEGARLDRDRVLRALTRAPGRTRTSLQRDVERGEAGELDAIAGPVREAGARHAIPTPATDELVHRARHDAGTPLPAGNRE; encoded by the coding sequence ATGAGCCGGCACGCGGTCCTCGGCGCGGGCGGGGTCGGGCTCGCGCTCGCCGCCGCCCTCGCCCGCGGCGGCGAAGACGTCACGCTCCTGCTGCGGCCCGCTTCCCTCGCGCGCTACGGCGGCAGTGTCACGGTGCGGCAGGGCCTCCGCGAGGGCTTCACCGTCGCGGTCCCGGCCGCCGCTCGCCTGACCGGGCCCGCCGACGTGCTGTGGGTCTGCGTCAAGCACCCCGACCTGCCCGGCGCGCTGACCGCCGTGGCCGCTGACGTCGGCGTCGTCGTCCCGCTGCTCAACGGCACCGGGCACCTGCCGCCCCTGCGGGAACGCTTCGGCGACCGGGTGGTCGCGGGCTCGATCCGGATCGAGGCCACCCGCACCGCCGTCGGCGAGGTCCGCCAGGAGTCCCTCTTCACCGAGATCGAGCTGGCCGGGCCGCCCGAGGTCGTCGTCGAAGCGCTGACCGCGGCCGGGATCGGCTGCACGGACGGCGGTTCCGCGGCCGACGTCCTCTGGCGCAAGCTCGCCCTGCTCGCACCGCTCGCGCTCGCCACGACGTGCGCCGGCGGGCCCCTCGACGCGGTCCGCGAAGACGAGGACCTGACCCGGCTGATGCTCGCCTGCGCCGACGAAGCGTGCGCGACGGGCCGGGCCGAAGGCGCCCGGCTCGACCGCGACCGCGTCCTGCGCGCGCTCACCCGCGCCCCCGGCCGGACCCGCACGTCGCTGCAGCGCGACGTCGAACGCGGCGAGGCGGGCGAGCTCGACGCGATCGCCGGCCCGGTCCGCGAAGCCGGCGCCCGGCACGCCATCCCGACCCCGGCCACCGACGAGCTCGTGCACCGGGCCCGTCACGACGCGGGCACGCCGTTGCCCGCCGGAAACCGAGAGTGA
- a CDS encoding MbtH family NRPS accessory protein codes for MPETNEATYIAVVNGEEQYSVWPAGLALPDGWAAAGFTGTEEACLDHVAGTWRDITPRSVRRSA; via the coding sequence GTGCCGGAGACGAACGAGGCCACGTACATCGCCGTGGTGAACGGCGAAGAGCAGTACTCGGTGTGGCCCGCCGGGCTCGCGCTCCCGGACGGCTGGGCGGCGGCCGGGTTCACCGGCACCGAAGAGGCCTGCCTCGACCACGTCGCCGGCACGTGGCGCGACATCACGCCGCGCTCGGTCCGCCGGTCCGCATGA
- a CDS encoding GNAT family N-acetyltransferase, producing MTQETKTPAPLTVLATARTTLCEVPFDEVRAILAGESGAGKWAWAPGYPFDGTLGGAKLVLRMVTADAYRPGFGLYQIVDGESGLAIGDVGFHAAPDAAGEAEIGYGLIEAFRGRGLATEVVEALLTWTFEQPGVTAVLAETDEDHLPSRRVLEKNGFAFLGSDGETRNYAKRREPGS from the coding sequence ATGACGCAGGAAACGAAAACCCCGGCCCCGCTCACGGTCCTGGCGACGGCGCGGACCACGCTGTGCGAGGTCCCGTTCGACGAGGTCCGCGCGATCCTCGCCGGCGAGTCCGGCGCGGGGAAGTGGGCCTGGGCGCCCGGCTACCCGTTCGACGGGACGCTCGGCGGCGCGAAGCTCGTGCTGCGGATGGTCACCGCCGACGCCTACCGGCCGGGGTTCGGCCTGTACCAGATCGTCGACGGCGAATCCGGGCTCGCGATCGGCGACGTCGGCTTCCACGCCGCGCCCGACGCGGCGGGGGAGGCCGAGATCGGCTACGGCCTGATCGAGGCGTTCCGGGGCCGCGGGCTGGCCACCGAGGTCGTCGAGGCGCTGCTGACCTGGACGTTCGAGCAGCCCGGCGTCACCGCCGTGCTCGCCGAGACCGACGAGGACCACCTGCCGTCGCGGCGGGTGCTGGAGAAGAACGGGTTCGCGTTCCTCGGTTCCGACGGCGAAACCCGCAACTACGCGAAGCGGCGGGAGCCCGGGTCATGA
- a CDS encoding acetyl-CoA carboxylase biotin carboxylase subunit family protein, giving the protein MTKVAVFESADASGLPDLLDAAADWCELVVVNAGPQPWSADEREGIADLAEVVEAAGLDAGTVAARLAALDVDGVLTLEDEWIPLVAAVAARLDLPYHDEATAEAVTHKDVQRARLAGTDLGVRAAAFTDETSLAAAIEAVGFPAVLKPVRGNGSLNVYTVDHEPGLRAALIEAAGTAPSVRANFNLGHGSAGARTWLLEERLIGIPHPEGDWLSDHFSVEVLSLGEGEHWPFWLSDRFPLIPPLRETGMTGPSLLPLDVQRLASDRAAAILTTLGVTTGITHLEFKLTATGPRLIEVNGRLGGFLSSIVPHVSDLNPVRLALEAAVGKAERRPVVPTGYAACVFTHVPLGGGRITALADPGELVREPGVWRVDVRSAVGETPDYRTGTNGRLQNVWVEGATGAELHAAFVTADAFVADGNRFE; this is encoded by the coding sequence ATGACCAAGGTGGCGGTGTTCGAATCGGCCGACGCGTCCGGGCTGCCGGACCTGCTCGACGCGGCGGCGGACTGGTGCGAGCTGGTCGTCGTCAACGCGGGCCCGCAGCCGTGGTCCGCCGACGAGCGGGAGGGGATCGCCGACCTGGCCGAGGTCGTCGAGGCCGCCGGGCTGGACGCCGGCACCGTCGCCGCGCGGCTGGCCGCCCTCGACGTCGACGGCGTGCTGACGCTGGAGGACGAGTGGATCCCGCTCGTCGCCGCGGTGGCGGCCCGGCTGGACCTGCCCTACCACGACGAGGCGACCGCCGAAGCCGTCACGCACAAGGACGTCCAGCGCGCGCGGCTCGCCGGCACCGACCTCGGCGTGCGGGCCGCGGCCTTCACCGACGAGACGTCGCTGGCGGCCGCGATCGAGGCCGTCGGGTTCCCCGCGGTGCTCAAACCCGTGCGGGGCAACGGAAGCCTCAACGTCTACACCGTCGACCACGAGCCCGGCCTGCGGGCGGCGCTGATCGAGGCGGCCGGCACCGCGCCGTCGGTCCGGGCGAACTTCAACCTGGGCCACGGGTCCGCGGGCGCGCGGACGTGGCTGCTCGAAGAACGGCTGATCGGGATCCCGCACCCGGAGGGCGACTGGCTCAGCGACCACTTCTCGGTCGAGGTGCTGTCGCTGGGCGAAGGCGAGCACTGGCCGTTCTGGCTGTCCGACCGGTTCCCGCTGATCCCGCCGCTGCGCGAGACCGGGATGACCGGGCCGTCGCTGCTGCCCCTGGACGTGCAGCGGCTGGCTTCCGACCGCGCCGCCGCGATCCTGACCACGCTCGGCGTCACGACCGGGATCACGCACCTGGAGTTCAAGCTCACCGCCACCGGCCCGCGGCTGATCGAGGTCAACGGCCGGCTCGGCGGGTTCCTCTCGTCGATCGTCCCGCACGTCAGCGACCTGAACCCGGTGCGGCTGGCGCTGGAGGCGGCCGTCGGCAAGGCCGAACGCCGTCCGGTCGTCCCGACCGGGTACGCGGCCTGCGTGTTCACCCACGTCCCGCTGGGCGGCGGGCGGATCACGGCGCTGGCAGACCCCGGCGAGCTCGTCCGCGAGCCCGGCGTGTGGCGGGTCGACGTCCGCAGCGCGGTCGGCGAGACGCCCGACTACCGCACCGGCACCAACGGGCGGCTGCAGAACGTCTGGGTCGAGGGCGCGACGGGGGCCGAGCTGCACGCCGCGTTCGTCACCGCGGACGCGTTCGTCGCCGACGGCAACCGGTTCGAGTGA
- a CDS encoding thioesterase II family protein has translation MTERVPVLCFPPAGAGPSFFQAWPDASPALRFAAVELPGKERRFAEEPATTMTELVDAIAEDVLREVGAAGRVGVFGHSFGALVAYEVARLVARERPAVDLTLFASGAPRPGVPRSSPIGGLPDDEFVVAVAELAGYRHPALDDPDLRELLLPALRGDVAVDESYRPAEQAPAAFPVVSVRGDADELVSAAAAARWREVTATGCTTREFPGGHMYLIEHWAPLVTLLERTLAGEQARS, from the coding sequence ATGACGGAGCGAGTGCCCGTGCTGTGCTTCCCGCCCGCGGGGGCGGGGCCGAGCTTCTTCCAGGCGTGGCCGGACGCCTCGCCCGCGCTCCGGTTCGCCGCGGTCGAGCTGCCCGGCAAGGAGCGGCGCTTCGCCGAGGAGCCGGCGACCACGATGACCGAGCTGGTCGACGCGATCGCCGAGGACGTGCTGCGCGAGGTGGGCGCCGCCGGCCGCGTCGGCGTCTTCGGCCACTCCTTCGGTGCCCTGGTGGCCTACGAGGTCGCCCGGCTCGTCGCGCGCGAGCGGCCGGCGGTGGACCTGACGCTGTTCGCCAGCGGCGCGCCGCGGCCGGGGGTGCCGCGGTCCTCGCCGATCGGCGGCCTGCCCGACGACGAGTTCGTCGTCGCCGTCGCCGAGCTGGCCGGGTACCGCCACCCCGCGCTGGACGACCCGGACCTGCGGGAACTGCTCCTGCCGGCGCTGCGCGGCGACGTCGCGGTCGACGAGTCCTACCGGCCCGCGGAGCAGGCGCCGGCCGCGTTCCCGGTCGTCTCGGTCCGCGGCGACGCCGACGAATTGGTGTCCGCGGCGGCCGCCGCCCGCTGGCGCGAGGTGACGGCCACGGGCTGCACCACGCGGGAGTTTCCCGGCGGCCACATGTACCTGATCGAGCACTGGGCACCGCTGGTCACGCTGCTGGAACGGACCCTGGCCGGCGAACAGGCCCGGTCGTGA
- a CDS encoding SDR family oxidoreductase, translating to MTGRLAGRIALVTGAARGIGRACATALAAEGADLVLLDVAAPIEGLGYPAGTAGQLDHTAALCAEHGAATLVVAADVRDLGALEAVARKTVDRFGRIDVLVNNAGIAAPSGKAVHEMTEAEWALMVDVDLSGPWRAIKAVAPTMIAQRSGSIVNIASTAGLVGYRNFAGYVSAKHGVLGLTRAAALDLAPHKVRVNAVCPGSVRDDPALEGRMLSEIARALGLDVAEHETTFVRDQPTNELVEAGDVAAAVLWLATGESRHATGGVVTVDGGFTSR from the coding sequence GTGACCGGCCGGCTCGCGGGGCGGATCGCGCTCGTCACGGGCGCGGCGCGGGGGATCGGCCGGGCGTGCGCGACGGCGCTGGCCGCCGAGGGCGCGGACCTGGTGCTGCTCGACGTCGCCGCGCCGATCGAGGGCCTCGGCTACCCGGCCGGCACGGCCGGCCAGCTCGACCACACCGCCGCGTTGTGCGCGGAGCACGGGGCGGCGACGCTCGTCGTCGCCGCCGACGTCCGCGACCTCGGCGCGCTGGAAGCGGTGGCGCGCAAGACCGTCGACCGCTTCGGCCGCATCGACGTCCTGGTCAACAACGCCGGCATCGCCGCGCCCTCGGGCAAGGCGGTGCACGAGATGACCGAGGCCGAATGGGCCCTGATGGTCGACGTCGACCTCAGCGGGCCGTGGCGGGCCATCAAGGCCGTGGCGCCGACCATGATCGCGCAGCGGTCCGGGAGCATCGTCAACATCGCGTCGACCGCCGGGCTGGTCGGGTACCGCAACTTCGCCGGTTACGTCTCGGCCAAGCACGGCGTGCTCGGGCTGACCCGGGCCGCCGCGCTCGACCTGGCCCCGCACAAGGTCCGCGTCAACGCCGTGTGCCCCGGCTCGGTCCGCGACGACCCGGCCCTGGAAGGCCGGATGCTGTCGGAGATCGCCCGCGCGCTCGGGCTGGACGTCGCCGAGCACGAGACGACGTTCGTGCGCGACCAGCCGACCAACGAGCTCGTCGAGGCCGGTGACGTCGCCGCGGCCGTGCTGTGGCTCGCCACCGGCGAGTCCCGGCACGCCACCGGCGGCGTCGTCACCGTCGACGGCGGCTTCACGAGCCGCTGA
- a CDS encoding non-ribosomal peptide synthetase produces the protein MSNILASAGLYRLPAGLGDEAVRVQATEAGASVWFQRVPLASADADRWRERELRRGIAGRPRFVVLSYVDGVRELVVTTPAVEPQLASALPDVAAVRDPLTHLAGSSKPSTVDLGPAGADDVIAALGLVFSRYARAVTLAIGVPGGATLITVDEDQPVAVFRKHAATSPAGSTRVVPAVGVAVEETPVPHRIRSVPGTPYPLTVEVTGGRATAWFAADAVAPWAAAQLGRQLTAVLAELRGGDQDRPLADIAFDAVATPPPVTIGSPRTITDVFAEQVARRGDAPAVSGEDGRFGYAELAERAGRFAAGLRDRGIRPGDRVGIVHERGADLVALLLGVLRAGAVYVPLDPAYPDGRLAYIADDAGLALVVTGETSAARLPGRPAVTTAYLPADGEVPAGLAGPDDPAYVIYTSGSTGRPKGVVVPHRNVVDLVTGTAPGFGLGGADVWTWFHSVAFDFSVWEIWGCLLTGGRLVVVPEWTRRSSDEFAALLRDERVTVLNQTPSSFAQVTETQLRHFDDLPLRLVVFGGEPLDAFALLPWFDRYPETRCRLVNMFGITETTVHVTAQTVTRAAARAGSRSVGHAIPGWAIEVVDARHRPLPPGVPGEIAVGGAGLAHGYLGRDDLTAERFVTDGGRRRYLSGDLGRLLPDGRLEHLGRLDSQVKLRGYRIELDEIRKVLLAEAGVVAAAVVLAAPGTAEARLDAYVVLTGGTPAGLRTRAAALLPEYMVPSTFTAVPALPLTVNGKLDEAALPAPVLGSTPAAAPAEAGDGDVVLRAWRAVLGAAIGPDDHFFDSGGNSLLAAKTLAALRDAGLKVGIRDLYGHPTPRRLAAHLAEKSQEKEAQP, from the coding sequence GTGTCGAACATCCTCGCGTCCGCCGGTCTGTACCGGCTGCCGGCCGGGCTCGGCGACGAAGCCGTCCGCGTCCAAGCCACCGAAGCGGGCGCGAGCGTGTGGTTCCAGCGCGTCCCCCTGGCCTCGGCCGACGCGGACCGGTGGCGCGAGCGGGAGCTGCGCCGCGGGATCGCCGGCAGGCCCCGGTTCGTCGTACTGTCCTATGTGGACGGCGTGCGCGAACTGGTCGTGACCACGCCCGCTGTCGAACCGCAGCTCGCGAGCGCACTGCCGGACGTCGCGGCCGTCCGGGATCCGCTGACGCACCTGGCCGGGTCGTCGAAGCCGTCCACTGTGGACCTGGGACCGGCCGGTGCCGACGACGTGATCGCCGCGCTCGGCCTCGTGTTCAGCCGCTACGCGCGTGCCGTGACCCTGGCCATCGGCGTGCCCGGCGGCGCCACGCTCATCACCGTCGACGAGGACCAGCCGGTGGCGGTGTTCCGCAAGCACGCGGCCACCTCACCGGCCGGGTCCACGCGTGTCGTACCCGCCGTCGGCGTCGCAGTCGAGGAAACGCCGGTGCCGCACCGGATCCGTTCGGTGCCGGGCACGCCGTACCCGCTGACCGTCGAGGTCACCGGCGGGCGCGCGACGGCCTGGTTCGCCGCGGACGCCGTCGCGCCGTGGGCCGCCGCGCAGCTCGGGCGGCAGCTCACCGCCGTGCTCGCGGAGCTGCGCGGCGGCGACCAGGACCGGCCGCTCGCCGACATCGCCTTCGACGCCGTCGCTACGCCGCCGCCGGTGACCATCGGAAGCCCACGCACGATCACGGACGTCTTCGCCGAGCAGGTCGCGCGCCGCGGTGACGCGCCCGCCGTGTCCGGCGAGGACGGCCGGTTCGGCTACGCGGAACTGGCCGAGCGGGCCGGGCGGTTCGCCGCCGGGCTGCGGGACCGCGGGATCCGGCCCGGCGACCGCGTCGGGATCGTGCACGAGCGCGGCGCCGACCTGGTCGCGCTGCTGCTCGGCGTGCTCCGGGCGGGCGCGGTGTACGTCCCGCTCGACCCGGCCTACCCCGACGGCCGGCTGGCCTACATCGCCGACGACGCCGGGCTCGCGCTGGTCGTCACCGGCGAGACGTCGGCCGCACGCCTGCCGGGCCGGCCCGCGGTGACCACGGCGTACCTGCCCGCCGACGGCGAAGTGCCGGCCGGCTTGGCCGGGCCCGACGACCCGGCCTACGTCATCTACACCTCCGGCTCGACCGGGCGGCCCAAGGGCGTCGTCGTCCCGCACCGCAACGTCGTGGACCTGGTCACGGGCACCGCGCCCGGGTTCGGGCTGGGCGGCGCGGACGTCTGGACGTGGTTCCACTCCGTGGCGTTCGACTTCTCCGTCTGGGAGATCTGGGGCTGCCTGCTCACCGGCGGCCGCCTGGTCGTCGTGCCCGAGTGGACGCGCCGCTCGTCGGACGAGTTCGCGGCCCTGCTGCGGGACGAGCGCGTCACCGTCCTCAACCAGACGCCGTCGAGCTTCGCGCAGGTGACCGAGACGCAGCTGCGGCACTTCGACGACCTCCCGCTGCGGCTGGTCGTCTTCGGCGGCGAGCCCCTCGACGCCTTCGCGCTGTTGCCGTGGTTCGACCGGTACCCGGAGACGCGCTGCCGGCTGGTGAACATGTTCGGCATCACCGAAACCACGGTGCACGTCACCGCGCAGACCGTCACCCGCGCGGCCGCGCGGGCCGGGTCGCGCTCGGTCGGGCACGCCATCCCCGGCTGGGCGATCGAGGTCGTCGACGCGCGCCACCGGCCGTTGCCCCCGGGCGTGCCGGGTGAGATCGCCGTCGGCGGCGCCGGGCTGGCCCACGGCTACCTGGGCCGGGACGACCTGACGGCCGAACGGTTCGTCACGGACGGCGGACGTCGGCGTTACCTCAGCGGCGACCTCGGCCGCCTGCTGCCGGACGGGCGCCTGGAGCACCTCGGCCGGCTCGACAGCCAGGTCAAGCTGCGCGGCTACCGGATCGAGCTGGACGAGATCCGCAAGGTCCTGCTGGCCGAGGCCGGCGTCGTCGCGGCCGCGGTCGTGCTCGCCGCCCCGGGCACGGCCGAAGCCCGCCTCGACGCCTACGTCGTCCTCACCGGCGGCACCCCGGCCGGCCTGCGGACCCGGGCGGCGGCCCTGCTGCCCGAGTACATGGTGCCCTCGACGTTCACCGCCGTGCCCGCCCTTCCCTTGACGGTCAACGGAAAGCTCGACGAAGCGGCGCTGCCCGCCCCCGTCCTCGGCAGCACCCCGGCCGCGGCGCCGGCCGAAGCCGGCGACGGAGACGTCGTGCTGCGCGCGTGGCGCGCGGTGCTCGGGGCCGCGATCGGCCCCGACGACCACTTCTTCGACTCCGGCGGCAACTCCCTGCTCGCCGCGAAGACCCTGGCCGCGCTGCGGGACGCCGGCCTGAAGGTCGGCATCCGTGACCTCTACGGCCACCCCACTCCGCGCCGTCTCGCCGCCCACCTCGCCGAGAAGTCCCAAGAGAAGGAAGCCCAGCCGTGA
- a CDS encoding acyl carrier protein — protein sequence MTTPHPQPDLTDLVRRTWVRVLGHDRFTDDDFYFSVGGNSLGATRVMAALGREVGTRLPVRMLFDHQTVSTLVAALAARLEANAA from the coding sequence GTGACCACACCGCACCCGCAGCCCGACCTCACCGACCTGGTCCGCCGGACCTGGGTCCGCGTGCTGGGCCACGACCGGTTCACCGACGACGACTTCTACTTCTCGGTCGGCGGCAACTCGCTGGGCGCGACGCGGGTCATGGCGGCGCTCGGCCGCGAGGTCGGCACCCGGCTGCCCGTCCGGATGCTCTTCGACCACCAGACCGTGTCGACGCTGGTCGCCGCGCTGGCCGCCCGGCTGGAGGCGAACGCGGCATGA
- a CDS encoding MFS transporter, whose protein sequence is MKGLSRIAALPRAARWLIATNGISALGAGMVMPFLWIYLTEVRHLPTWVPAATLAIQAFAAVFGGLAYGALLDRLPYNVVVPLANVNAGVGTLLFAFAGQAWVAVAAAVVFGFGISGVGTAVRAAYGATTSTDQRETAYSADYGVLNVAMGIGVILGGVFAALAFLSPVGRYFLMYAIDAATFFVMAVATVKVLPNRAHQAERKLAGAVRGTYRAVLRSPSLLALLAVLLLSALVSFGQFRAGLPGYLTQTGAITASGLSFAFAVNIILCAVVQFAVMPHLERFSRTLLVGASGVMFAACWVFVLLAGRHDGTTALVLATVAVILLSIGESLVVPLLTTLLNNAVSEDLRGRANALFSITLSTSAVIGPALAGALLSFGTGAVFVVVMIVLSAVATLLVLSLRRTLPAEQAEPAPETVDEMESAA, encoded by the coding sequence ATGAAGGGGCTGAGCCGGATCGCCGCGTTGCCGCGCGCCGCGCGCTGGCTGATCGCCACCAACGGGATCAGCGCGCTCGGCGCGGGCATGGTGATGCCGTTCCTCTGGATCTACCTCACCGAGGTCCGGCACCTGCCCACCTGGGTGCCCGCCGCGACCCTCGCCATCCAGGCGTTCGCCGCGGTGTTCGGCGGCCTGGCCTACGGCGCGCTGCTCGACCGGCTGCCCTACAACGTCGTCGTCCCGCTGGCCAACGTCAACGCCGGTGTCGGCACGCTCCTGTTCGCCTTCGCCGGGCAGGCCTGGGTCGCCGTCGCCGCCGCGGTGGTGTTCGGCTTCGGCATCAGCGGCGTCGGCACCGCCGTGCGCGCGGCCTACGGCGCGACCACGAGCACCGACCAGCGCGAAACCGCGTACTCGGCGGACTACGGCGTGCTGAACGTCGCGATGGGGATCGGCGTGATCCTCGGCGGGGTGTTCGCCGCGCTGGCGTTCCTCAGCCCGGTCGGCCGGTACTTCCTGATGTACGCCATCGACGCGGCGACGTTCTTCGTGATGGCCGTCGCGACCGTGAAGGTGCTGCCGAACCGGGCCCACCAGGCCGAGCGGAAGCTGGCCGGCGCCGTCCGCGGCACCTACCGGGCCGTTCTGCGCTCGCCGAGCCTGCTGGCCCTGCTGGCCGTGCTGCTGCTGTCCGCGCTGGTGTCCTTCGGCCAGTTCCGCGCCGGCCTCCCGGGTTACCTGACCCAGACCGGCGCCATCACCGCGAGCGGGCTGTCGTTCGCCTTCGCCGTCAACATCATCCTCTGCGCGGTCGTGCAGTTCGCCGTGATGCCGCACCTCGAACGGTTCTCCCGGACCCTGCTGGTCGGCGCCAGCGGCGTGATGTTCGCGGCCTGCTGGGTGTTCGTGCTGCTGGCCGGGCGCCACGACGGCACGACGGCGCTGGTGCTGGCCACGGTCGCGGTGATCCTGCTGTCCATCGGCGAGTCCCTGGTCGTCCCGCTGCTGACGACGTTGCTGAACAACGCGGTCAGCGAAGACCTGCGCGGCCGGGCGAACGCCCTGTTCTCGATCACGCTGTCCACCAGCGCCGTGATCGGCCCGGCGCTGGCCGGCGCGCTGCTGTCGTTCGGGACCGGGGCCGTGTTCGTCGTCGTGATGATCGTGCTCAGCGCCGTCGCGACGCTGCTGGTGCTGAGCCTGCGCCGGACGCTGCCCGCGGAGCAGGCGGAACCCGCGCCCGAGACCGTCGACGAAATGGAGAGCGCCGCATGA
- a CDS encoding polyketide synthase yields the protein MSRTQGSDAIAIVGVGCRYAGAASATQFWNNLRAGRDRFTRGAPVPPGDGPRDIAAWGFIPDRDLYDAGLVGYTSETAERDPQHGMLYEAMWAAAEDAGVRLSDIGDATAVYAGVARTKHVERGSFESTVDRDATFAGPHFSYFHDLRAESIMVDASCATGLVVVHLACQSLRLGASDYAFAGGVAVMDTDGTYGYTPNGIYSSEGVCRPFDRASTGTVPGDGVGAVLLRRLEDALADGDPIHAVIRSTAVDNDGKQKAGFTIPGVEGKIRVVDQALAGAGVTGADLGYVEAHGVGIPVNDQIEATALTEALGSAGQPLAVGSVKASIGHTDTAAGLAALIKTAFAVEHGFLPATPNTTEAIEELTAGGDRFSILPEGRDWATAGPRRAGVMSAGIGGTNAFAVVEQVPC from the coding sequence ATGAGCCGGACACAGGGATCCGACGCGATCGCGATCGTCGGGGTGGGCTGCCGCTACGCCGGGGCCGCGAGCGCCACGCAGTTCTGGAACAACCTGCGCGCCGGGCGCGACCGCTTCACCCGCGGCGCGCCCGTGCCGCCGGGGGACGGCCCGCGCGACATCGCCGCGTGGGGCTTCATCCCCGACCGCGACCTCTACGACGCCGGCCTGGTCGGCTACACGAGCGAGACGGCCGAGCGCGACCCGCAGCACGGCATGCTCTACGAGGCGATGTGGGCCGCGGCCGAGGACGCCGGCGTGCGGCTCTCGGACATCGGCGACGCGACCGCCGTCTACGCCGGGGTGGCGCGCACCAAGCACGTCGAGCGCGGCAGCTTCGAGTCCACTGTGGACCGCGACGCCACGTTCGCGGGCCCGCACTTCTCCTACTTCCACGACCTGCGCGCCGAAAGCATCATGGTGGACGCCTCGTGCGCGACCGGGCTCGTCGTGGTGCACCTGGCCTGCCAGAGCCTGCGCCTGGGCGCCAGCGACTACGCCTTCGCGGGCGGCGTCGCCGTGATGGACACCGACGGCACCTACGGGTACACCCCGAACGGCATCTACTCGAGCGAAGGCGTCTGCCGGCCGTTCGACCGTGCGTCCACCGGCACCGTCCCCGGCGACGGCGTCGGCGCGGTGCTGCTGCGCCGGCTCGAGGACGCGCTGGCCGACGGCGACCCGATCCACGCCGTGATCCGCTCGACCGCCGTCGACAACGACGGCAAGCAGAAGGCCGGCTTCACGATCCCCGGCGTCGAAGGCAAGATCCGCGTCGTCGACCAGGCCCTGGCGGGCGCCGGGGTGACCGGCGCGGACCTCGGGTACGTCGAGGCGCACGGCGTCGGCATCCCGGTCAACGACCAGATCGAGGCCACCGCGCTGACCGAGGCGCTCGGGTCCGCCGGGCAGCCCCTGGCCGTCGGGTCGGTCAAGGCCAGCATCGGGCACACCGACACCGCCGCCGGGCTGGCCGCGCTGATCAAGACGGCGTTCGCCGTGGAGCACGGGTTCCTGCCCGCCACCCCGAACACCACCGAGGCGATCGAGGAGCTGACCGCGGGCGGCGACCGGTTCTCGATCCTGCCCGAGGGCCGGGACTGGGCGACCGCCGGGCCGCGCCGGGCCGGGGTCATGTCGGCCGGGATCGGGGGCACCAACGCGTTCGCGGTCGTCGAGCAGGTCCCGTGCTGA